Proteins found in one Sorghum bicolor cultivar BTx623 chromosome 1, Sorghum_bicolor_NCBIv3, whole genome shotgun sequence genomic segment:
- the LOC8083686 gene encoding phospholipid-transporting ATPase 1 isoform X1 — protein MRPEQPSPTPPLPPSQQTEEAAGAPGMDVPTRLPDPVPSPILRPASANSMRRTRSLRSLMADSPSVTFATNNLRSGSKAESTASSLESFRFHRDGSASGTPASGLGRVSTSRRSASERAGSQRDLRDEDARFVYINDAERTNAPPAGLPDNSIHTTKYTVLTFLPRNLYEQFHRVAYLYFLVLVALNMVPQLGVLSPAAAVLPLAFVLGVTAVKDAYEDWRRHRSDKNENNRTASVLVGGVFVPKCWKEVQVGEVLRVVANETLPCDMVLLSTSDPTGVAYVQTINLDGESNLKTRYAKQETMPTPAEALAGVIKCERPNRNIYGFLATVDIDGRRAVSLGPSNIVLRGCELKNTAWAVGVAVYTGRDTKVMLNSSGAPSKRSRLETHMNRETIMLAVVLFLLCTIVSLLAGIWLGDHGDELGVIPFFRKRDFSDKDKPNATYNWYGAGAEVAFSFMKSVIQFQVMIPIALYISMEIVRVGQAFFMVQDKHMFDDKRQAKFQCRALNINEDLGQIKYVFSDKTGTLTENRMEFRCASVHGADFSDTAAGGGDDDGHSVTGEDGVVLRPKTAVKTDPKLVALLKDGAGATADRARDFFLTLATCNTIVPMIVADEAAAGARLLEYQGESPDEQALVYAAAAYGYTLVERTSGHITVDVFGSRQRYDVLGLHEFDSDRKRMSVIIGCPDKSVKLFVKGADSSMFGVIDKTVNSDVVQATEKHLHSYSSLGLRTLVIGMRELSQEEFQEWQMAYEKASTALLGRGNQLRNVAANIETNLRLLGATGIDDKLQDGVPEAIEKLREAGIKVWVLTGDKQETAISIGYSCKLLTRDMTQIVINSRSRDSCRKSLEDAIAMVNKYQSFSTDPQLRVPLALIIDGNSLVYIFDTDWEEKLFEIAIACDVVLCCRVAPLQKAGIVDLIKKRTSDMTLAIGDGANDVSMIQMADVGIGISGQEGRQAVMASDFAMGQFRFLVPLLLVHGHWNYQRMAYMILYNFYRNATFVFVLFWYVLYTGFTLTTAITEWSSVLYSVIYTAVPTIVVAILDKDLSRRTLLKYPQLYGPGQREENYNLRLFIFIMIDSVWQSLACFFIPYLAYRKSIIDGSSLGDLWTLSVVILVNIHLAMDVIRWNWITHAAIWGSIAATWICVMIIDSIPTMPGFWAIYKVMGTGLFWALLLAVTVVGMIPHFAAKAFSEYFIPSDIQIAREMEKLQDFHDVTHPEVQMSTVSRA, from the exons ATGCGACCGGAGCAGCCATCGCCCactccgccgctgccgccgtcaCAACAGACGGAGGAAGCGGCGGGAGCACCAGGAATGGACGTGCCCACCAGGCTGCCGGACCCGGTGCCGTCGCCGATTCTGAGGCCCGCGTCTGCCAACTCCATGAGGCGGACGCGGTCGCTGCGGTCCCTCATGGCCGACTCGCCGTCCGTCACCTTCGCAACCAATAACCTCCGGTCGGGCTCCAAGGCCGAGTCCACGGCGTCGTCGCTCGAGAGCTTCCGGTTCCACCGCGACGGGTCCGCGTCGGGGACCCCCGCCTCTGGGCTCGGGCGGGTGTCCACCAGCAGGCGGTCCGCGTCCGAGCGCGCCGGCTCGCAGCGCGACCTCCGCGACGAGGACGCCCGGTTCGTGTACATCAACGACGCGGAGCGCACGAACGCGCCGCCGGCGGGGCTCCCCGACAACTCCATCCACACCACCAAGTACACCGTCCTCACCTTCCTCCCGCGCAACCTCTACGAGCAGTTCCACCGGGTGGCCTACCTCTACTTCCTCGTCCTGGTGGCGCTGAACATGGTGCCGCAGCTCGGCGTGCTCTCGCCGGCCGCGGCCGTGCTCCCGCTGGCGTTCGTGCTCGGCGTGACGGCGGTGAAGGACGCGTACGAGGACTGGAGGCGGCACCGGTCCGACAAGAACGAGAACAACCGAACGGCGTCGGTGCTGGTGGGCGGCGTGTTCGTGCCCAAGTGCTGGAAGGAGGTGCAGGTCGGGGAGGTGCTGCGCGTGGTGGCCAACGAGACGCTGCCGTGCGACATGGTGCTGCTGTCGACGAGCGACCCCACGGGCGTCGCCTACGTGCAGACCATCAACCTCGACGGTGAGTCCAACCTCAAGACGCGGTACGCCAAGCAGGAGACGATGCCCACGCCGGCGGAGGCGCTGGCGGGGGTCATCAAGTGCGAGAGGCCCAACCGCAACATCTACGGCTTCCTCGCCACGGTCGACATCGACGGCCGCCGCGCCGTCTCGCTCGGCCCCTCCAACATCGTGCTCCGTGGGTGCGAGCTCAAGAACACGGCCTGGGCCGTCGGCGTGGCCGTCTACACCGGCCGGGACACCAAGGTGATGCTCAACAGCTCCGGGGCGCCGTCCAAGCGCAGCCGCCTGGAGACGCACATGAACCGCGAGACCATCATGCTCGCCGtcgtcctcttcctcctctgcaCCATCGTGTCGCTGCTCGCGGGCATCTGGCTCGGCGATCATGGCGACGAGCTCGGGGTGATCCCCTTCTTCCGCAAGAGGGACTTCTCCGACAAGGACAAACCGAACGCCACGTACAACTGGTACGGGGCGGGCGCGGAGGTGGCCTTCAGCTTCATGAAGTCGGTGATCCAGTTCCAGGTGATGATCCCCATCGCGCTGTACATCTCCATGGAGATCGTCAGGGTCGGGCAGGCTTTCTTCATGGTGCAGGACAAGCACATGTTCGACGACAAGCGGCAGGCCAAGTTCCAGTGCCGCGCGCTCAACATCAACGAGGACCTGGGGCAGATCAAGTACGTCTTCTCCGACAAGACCGGCACGCTCACCGAGAACCGGATGGAGTTCCGGTGCGCCAGCGTGCACGGCGCCGACTTCAGCGATactgccgccggcggcggcgacgacgacgggcATTCCGTGACCG GGGAGGACGGCGTTGTGCTGCGGCCGAAGACGGCCGTGAAGACGGACCCCAAGCTGGTGGCGCTGCTCAAGGACGGGGCCGGCGCGACCGCCGACCGCGCCCGCGACTTCTTCCTGACGCTGGCGACGTGCAACACCATCGTGCCGATGATCGTGGCCGACGAGGCCGCGGCGGGTGCGAGGCTGCTGGAGTACCAGGGCGAGTCCCCCGACGAGCAGGCGCTGGTGTACGCCGCCGCGGCGTACGGGTACACGCTCGTGGAGCGCACCTCCGGCCACATCACCGTCGACGTCTTCGGCTCCAGGCAAAG ATACGATGTCCTTGGTCTTCATGAGTTTGACAGCGATCGCAAGAGGATGTCTGTTATAATTGGCTGCCCTGATAAGTCTGTCAAGCTGTTTGTAAAAGGTGCAGATAGTTCGATGTTTGGAGTCATTGACAAAACTGTGAATTCAGATGTTGTCCAAGCAACAGAGAAGCATCTCCATTCATATTCATCACTAGGTCTGCGAACACTTGTCATTGGTATGCGGGAACTTAGCCAAGAAGAGTTTCAGGAGTGGCAAATGGCTTATGAAAAGGCTAGCACCGCACTACTAGGAAGAGGAAACCAACTCCGCAATGTGGCTGCCAACATCGAGACGAACTTGCGTCTATTGGGTGCCACTGGAATTGATGACAAGCTGCAGGATGGAGTACCTGAAGCAATTGAGAAACTGAGGGAAGCAGGGATTAAGGTTTGGGTGTTAACAGGTGACAAGCAAGAAACTGCCATCTCCATCGGCTATTCGTGCAAGCTTTTGACAAGGGACATGACACAGATTGTAATTAACAGTCGCTCAAGAGACTCATGCAGGAAGAGTCTAGAAGATGCAATCGCCATGGTTAACAAATACCAATCATTCTCGACAGACCCCCAACTTAGGGTGCCCCTTGCTTTGATTATTGATGGTAATAGCCTTGTCTACATTTTCGATACGGATTGGGAAGAAAAG CTTTTTGAAATCGCTATAGCTTGCGACGTCGTCCTATGCTGTCGTGTAGCTCCCCTTCAGAAGGCTGGTATTGTTGATCTCATAAAGAAGCGAACAAGTGACATGACTCTAGCTATTGGAGATG GTGCTAATGATGTATCCATGATTCAAATGGCTGACGTTGGCATTGGCATCAGTGGGCAAGAGGGAAGGCAAGCTGTAATGGCCTCAGATTTTGCCATGGGGCAATTCAGATTTTTGGTTCCTCTATTGTTGGTCCATGGCCATTGGAACTACCAGAGGATGGCCTACATGATCCTATATAACTTCTACAGAAATGCTACTTTTGTCTTTGTGCTATTCTG GTATGTGCTTTACACTGGTTTCACCCTAACAACAGCAATAACTGAGTGGAGCAGTGTGCTATACTCTGTGATATATACTGCTGTCCctactattgttgttgccattcTCGACAAGGATCTCAGCCGGCGGACATTGCTGAAGTATCCCCAACTCTATGGCCCAGGGCAGCGTGAGGAGAATTACAACCTGAGGCTATTCATATTCATCATGATAGACTCCGTCTGGCAGAGCCTTGCGTGTTTCTTCATCCCCTACCTTGCATACAGGAAGAGTATAATTGATGGTTCCAGCCTCGGAGATCTATGGACACTATCTGTTGTTATTCTTGTCAACATTCATCTGGCAATGGATGTCATCAGATGGAATTGGATTACGCATGCAGCAATATGGGGTAGCATTGCTGCAACATGGATTTGCGTCATGATCATAGATTCCATACCAACCATGCCTGGTTTCTG GGCAATCTATAAGGTGATGGGAACTGGGTTGTTCTGGGCACTGCTGCTTGCGGTAACTGTTGTTGGTATGATTCCTCATTTTGCCGCAAAGGCTTTCAGTGAGTACTTCATCCCCAGTGACATTCAGATTGCAAGAGAAATGGAGAAGTTGCAAGATTTCCATGATGTAACTCATCCAGAAGTTCAAATGAGTACAGTCAGTAGAGCTTAG
- the LOC8083686 gene encoding phospholipid-transporting ATPase 1 isoform X2: protein MADDHGSSRHMSASQKELGDEDARVVRVGDPARTNERLDLAGNAVRTAKYSPLTFLPRNLFEQFHRLAYVYFLAIAVLNQLPQLAVFGRGASVMPLAFVLLVTAVKDAYEDWRRHRSDRAENGRLAEVLSPDAHGGGAQFVPTEWKHVRVGDVVRVVSDESLPADMVLLATSEPTGVAYVQTLNLDGESNLKTRYAKQETLSTPPERLAGAVIRSERPNRNIYGFQANLELEGETRRIPLGPSNIVLRGCELKNTAWAVGVVVYAGRETKAMLNNAGAPKKRSRLETHMNRETLFLSAILVVLCSIVAALSGVWLHTHELGLELAQFFHKKDYLRLDKDNDYRDYNYYGIAAQIVFIYLMAVIVFQIMIPISLYISMELVRLGQAYFMIRDTRLYDESSNSRFQCRALNINEDLGQIKCIFSDKTGTLTQNKMEFRCASVDGIDYSDIARQRPPEGERIWAPKISVNTDRELVKLIRDGADTEQGTQTREFFLALATCNTIVPMIADGPDPKKKVIDYQGESPDEQALVSAAAAYGFVLVERTSGHIVIDVLGEKLRYDVLGLHEFDSDRKRMSVIIGCPDKSVKLFVKGADSSMFGVIDKTVNSDVVQATEKHLHSYSSLGLRTLVIGMRELSQEEFQEWQMAYEKASTALLGRGNQLRNVAANIETNLRLLGATGIDDKLQDGVPEAIEKLREAGIKVWVLTGDKQETAISIGYSCKLLTRDMTQIVINSRSRDSCRKSLEDAIAMVNKYQSFSTDPQLRVPLALIIDGNSLVYIFDTDWEEKLFEIAIACDVVLCCRVAPLQKAGIVDLIKKRTSDMTLAIGDGANDVSMIQMADVGIGISGQEGRQAVMASDFAMGQFRFLVPLLLVHGHWNYQRMAYMILYNFYRNATFVFVLFWYVLYTGFTLTTAITEWSSVLYSVIYTAVPTIVVAILDKDLSRRTLLKYPQLYGPGQREENYNLRLFIFIMIDSVWQSLACFFIPYLAYRKSIIDGSSLGDLWTLSVVILVNIHLAMDVIRWNWITHAAIWGSIAATWICVMIIDSIPTMPGFWAIYKVMGTGLFWALLLAVTVVGMIPHFAAKAFSEYFIPSDIQIAREMEKLQDFHDVTHPEVQMSTVSRA, encoded by the exons atggccgacgaccACGGGTCGTCGCGGCACATGTCGGCGTCGCAGAAGGAGCTGGGCGACGAGGACGCCCGCGTGGTGCGCGTGGGCGACCCCGCGCGCACCAACGAGCGCCTCGACCTCGCGGGCAACGCCGTGCGCACCGCCAAGTACTCGCCGCTCACCTTCCTGCCGCGGAACCTCTTCGAGCAGTTCCACCGCCTCGCCTACGTCTACTTCCTCGCCATCGCCGTGCTCAACCAGCTGCCCCAGCTCGCCGTCTTCGGGCGGGGCGCCTCCGTCATGCCGCTCGCCTTCGTCCTCCTCGTCACCGCCGTCAAGGACGCGTACGAGGACTGGCGACGCCACCGCTCCGACCGCGCCGAGAACGGACGCCTCGCCGAGGTCCTCTCCCCTGACGCGCACGGGGGCGGCGCCCAGTTCGTCCCCACCGAGTGGAAGCACGTCCGCGTCGGCGACGTCGTGCGCGTCGTGTCCGACGAGTCGCTCCCGGCGGACATGGTCCTCCTCGCCACCAGCGAACCCACCGGCGTCGCCTACGTGCAGACGCTAAACCTTGACGGCGAGTCCAACCTCAAGACCCGCTACGCCAAGCAAGAGACGCTGTCCACGCCGCCCGAGCGCCTCGCCGGGGCCGTCATCCGCAGCGAGCGCCCGAACCGCAACATCTACGGCTTCCAGGCCAACCTCGAGCTCGAAGGGGAGACCCGCCGGATACCGCTAGGTCCGTCCAACatcgtgcttcggggctgcgaGCTCAAGAACACGGCATGGGCCGTCGGCGTTGTGGTGTACGCGGGGCGGGAGACCAAGGCCATGCTCAACAACGCCGGCGCGCCCAAGAAGCGCAGCCGCCTCGAGACGCACATGAACCGCGAGACGCTCTTCCTCTCTGCCATCCTCGTCGTGCTCTGCTCCATCGTCGCCGCGCTCTCCGGCGTCTGGCTGCACACCCACGAGTTGGGGCTCGAGCTCGCGCAGTTCTTCCACAAGAAGGACTACCTGCGCCTCGACAAGGACAATGACTACCGCGACTACAATTACTACGGCATCGCGGCCCAAATCGTGTTCATCTACCTCATGGCGGTCATCGTGTTCCAGATCATGATACCCATCTCGCTCTACATCTCCATGGAGCTGGTCAGGCTGGGGCAGGCCTATTTCATGATCCGAGACACGAGGCTGTACGACGAGTCCTCCAATTCGAGGTTCCAGTGCCGGGCTCTCAACATCAACGAGGACCTAGGCCAGATTAAGTGCATATTCTCCGATAAGACCGGCACGCTCACACAGAATAAGATGGAGTTCCGGTGCGCGAGCGTTGACGGTATCGATTACAGTGACATCGCACGGCAGCGGCCTCctg AGGGTGAGCGGATTTGGGCGCCAAAAATATCGGTGAACACCGATAGGGAGCTGGTGAAGTTGATCAGGGATGGGGCTGATACCGAGCAAGGGACGCAGACTCGGGAGTTCTTTCTCGCCCTGGCAACGTGCAACACCATTGTTCCCATGATCGCCGATGGTCCAGACCCTAAGAAGAAGGTGATTGATTACCAAGGCGAGTCACCGGATGAGCAGGCATTGGTCTCTGCTGCCGCGGCATATGGCTTTGTGCTAGTCGAACGAACATCAGGTCACATTGTGATCGACGTCCTTGGTGAGAAGCTGAG ATACGATGTCCTTGGTCTTCATGAGTTTGACAGCGATCGCAAGAGGATGTCTGTTATAATTGGCTGCCCTGATAAGTCTGTCAAGCTGTTTGTAAAAGGTGCAGATAGTTCGATGTTTGGAGTCATTGACAAAACTGTGAATTCAGATGTTGTCCAAGCAACAGAGAAGCATCTCCATTCATATTCATCACTAGGTCTGCGAACACTTGTCATTGGTATGCGGGAACTTAGCCAAGAAGAGTTTCAGGAGTGGCAAATGGCTTATGAAAAGGCTAGCACCGCACTACTAGGAAGAGGAAACCAACTCCGCAATGTGGCTGCCAACATCGAGACGAACTTGCGTCTATTGGGTGCCACTGGAATTGATGACAAGCTGCAGGATGGAGTACCTGAAGCAATTGAGAAACTGAGGGAAGCAGGGATTAAGGTTTGGGTGTTAACAGGTGACAAGCAAGAAACTGCCATCTCCATCGGCTATTCGTGCAAGCTTTTGACAAGGGACATGACACAGATTGTAATTAACAGTCGCTCAAGAGACTCATGCAGGAAGAGTCTAGAAGATGCAATCGCCATGGTTAACAAATACCAATCATTCTCGACAGACCCCCAACTTAGGGTGCCCCTTGCTTTGATTATTGATGGTAATAGCCTTGTCTACATTTTCGATACGGATTGGGAAGAAAAG CTTTTTGAAATCGCTATAGCTTGCGACGTCGTCCTATGCTGTCGTGTAGCTCCCCTTCAGAAGGCTGGTATTGTTGATCTCATAAAGAAGCGAACAAGTGACATGACTCTAGCTATTGGAGATG GTGCTAATGATGTATCCATGATTCAAATGGCTGACGTTGGCATTGGCATCAGTGGGCAAGAGGGAAGGCAAGCTGTAATGGCCTCAGATTTTGCCATGGGGCAATTCAGATTTTTGGTTCCTCTATTGTTGGTCCATGGCCATTGGAACTACCAGAGGATGGCCTACATGATCCTATATAACTTCTACAGAAATGCTACTTTTGTCTTTGTGCTATTCTG GTATGTGCTTTACACTGGTTTCACCCTAACAACAGCAATAACTGAGTGGAGCAGTGTGCTATACTCTGTGATATATACTGCTGTCCctactattgttgttgccattcTCGACAAGGATCTCAGCCGGCGGACATTGCTGAAGTATCCCCAACTCTATGGCCCAGGGCAGCGTGAGGAGAATTACAACCTGAGGCTATTCATATTCATCATGATAGACTCCGTCTGGCAGAGCCTTGCGTGTTTCTTCATCCCCTACCTTGCATACAGGAAGAGTATAATTGATGGTTCCAGCCTCGGAGATCTATGGACACTATCTGTTGTTATTCTTGTCAACATTCATCTGGCAATGGATGTCATCAGATGGAATTGGATTACGCATGCAGCAATATGGGGTAGCATTGCTGCAACATGGATTTGCGTCATGATCATAGATTCCATACCAACCATGCCTGGTTTCTG GGCAATCTATAAGGTGATGGGAACTGGGTTGTTCTGGGCACTGCTGCTTGCGGTAACTGTTGTTGGTATGATTCCTCATTTTGCCGCAAAGGCTTTCAGTGAGTACTTCATCCCCAGTGACATTCAGATTGCAAGAGAAATGGAGAAGTTGCAAGATTTCCATGATGTAACTCATCCAGAAGTTCAAATGAGTACAGTCAGTAGAGCTTAG
- the LOC8083687 gene encoding ricin B-like lectin R40G2: MLNKPDPRDERKVWFKDMEHARPLRILCQSGQDLSLTVRDGTAVLARADDKDKRQCWVQSFRNTGRVTDDKGHLAFALVNWATGKALRRCSGSGSGSELVGLVGHSPDSVDVALLWTQSEDLGEGYHGLRSVSDVGVVLDAANAVPETGGAHDGTPILVFPWNGGNNQKWKMVPFYG, from the exons ATGCTAAACAAGCCCGACCCTCGCGACGAACGTAAG GTGTGGTTCAAGGACATGGAGCACGCGCGGCCACTGCGAATCCTGTGCCAGAGCGGCCAGGACCTGAGCCTCACTGTTCGTGACGGCACTGCCGTCCTCGCCCGCGCCGACGACAAGGACAAACGGCAG TGCTGGGTCCAGAGCTTTCGGAACACCGGCCGCGTGACGGACGACAAGGGACACCTCGCGTTCGCGCTCGTGAACTGGGCCACCGGCAAGGCGCTGCGGCgctgcagcggcagcggcagcggcagcgagcTG GTTGGCCTCGTCGGCCACAGTCCGGACTCCGTGGACGTGGCACTGCTCTGGACCCAGAGCGAGGACCTTGGGGAGGGGTACCACGGCCTCCGCTCCGTGTCCGACGTCGGTGTCGTCCTCGACGCGGCGAACGCCGTGCCTGAGACCGGAGGCGCGCACGACGGCACGCCCATCCTTGTCTTCCCGTGGAACGGCGGCAACAACCAGAAGTGGAAGATGGTTCCGTTCTATGGATGA